The following coding sequences are from one Paenibacillus sp. JDR-2 window:
- a CDS encoding pirin family protein: MMKHFPASARHSVDLGWLRSAMSFSFGEYFDPDNSSFGVMRVLNDDTIAPGRGFGAHPHSEMEIVTIPLTGRLKHEDNLGNIEVTSAGEVQRMSAGTGIIHAEYNDSDTEEGTFLQLWFMPKERGLAPSYEMASYDEAKLQNALLPVVTPDGAGDTASINQDMTIYLGRLQPGRRIFFNQKTGRRAFVMVLEGNLNANGIAMGPKDSIRAEFEPDFVLSAEESAFVMLIDLP, translated from the coding sequence ATGATGAAACATTTTCCGGCAAGTGCCCGCCATTCTGTCGATTTGGGATGGCTCCGCAGCGCGATGAGCTTCTCGTTTGGGGAGTACTTCGATCCCGACAACTCGAGCTTTGGCGTCATGCGCGTATTAAACGATGATACGATCGCGCCGGGTCGCGGCTTTGGCGCGCATCCTCACAGCGAGATGGAGATCGTGACGATTCCTCTGACGGGAAGGCTGAAGCATGAAGATAACCTTGGCAATATCGAAGTAACATCGGCAGGCGAAGTTCAGCGCATGTCGGCGGGAACGGGAATTATTCACGCGGAATACAACGATTCAGATACAGAGGAAGGCACCTTCCTGCAATTGTGGTTTATGCCGAAAGAACGGGGGCTCGCTCCCTCCTACGAAATGGCCAGCTACGATGAAGCGAAGCTGCAGAATGCGCTGCTGCCGGTTGTGACGCCGGATGGCGCAGGAGATACGGCAAGCATCAATCAGGATATGACGATTTATCTGGGCCGGCTGCAGCCGGGCAGAAGGATCTTTTTTAATCAGAAAACCGGACGACGCGCTTTTGTCATGGTGTTGGAAGGAAATCTGAATGCGAATGGCATTGCGATGGGACCCAAAGATTCGATCCGCGCGGAATTCGAGCCCGATTTTGTGCTGTCCGCCGAAGAATCCGCCTTTGTGATGCTGATTGATCTGCCATAA
- a CDS encoding anthranilate phosphoribosyltransferase, translating into MFTKLLKEVGRGKRGARDLTYEEALEAADWIMNRKATPAQMGAFFIAERIKMESVEELEAFVNVCRNSAYRAPIQEGLDCAGPYDGRVKTFFASFATAFLLASAGLPVTLHGAKSLPPKWGVTLLDMLAELGIGKAQLTRDRVVHAAKATGVLFVDTEEWCPPLGELRDIREELGMRTVLNTAEKLIDFSHSPYLVFGVFHNTVFDRMSKLLTDLKYRRALIVQGTEGSEDLFIERPTRTYIVENGEARLHVIDPEEFGMEATLPEKTEWSAAEQIETAQAVLQGKAHIGYVNQVLLNAAVRLRLADRSESVEEALYQCKALLDSGAAWERYTAWRSSLLSEGTPAPIGGVK; encoded by the coding sequence AAACTATTAAAAGAAGTCGGCCGCGGAAAAAGAGGCGCCAGGGACTTAACCTACGAAGAGGCGCTGGAAGCGGCCGACTGGATCATGAACCGGAAAGCAACCCCTGCCCAGATGGGCGCCTTTTTTATTGCCGAACGGATTAAGATGGAAAGCGTCGAGGAGCTGGAAGCGTTCGTAAACGTATGCCGGAACAGCGCCTACCGCGCACCCATTCAGGAAGGACTGGACTGCGCGGGACCTTACGACGGGCGGGTAAAAACCTTCTTCGCTTCCTTCGCTACGGCCTTCCTGCTTGCCTCGGCCGGTCTTCCCGTTACGCTGCACGGCGCCAAGTCGCTGCCGCCGAAATGGGGCGTGACGCTGCTGGATATGCTCGCCGAGCTAGGCATCGGCAAAGCTCAGCTTACGCGGGACCGCGTAGTGCACGCGGCCAAAGCAACCGGCGTGCTGTTCGTGGACACCGAGGAATGGTGCCCGCCACTGGGTGAGCTCCGGGACATCCGCGAGGAACTTGGCATGCGTACGGTGCTGAACACAGCGGAGAAGCTGATCGATTTCTCCCATTCGCCGTACCTCGTCTTTGGCGTTTTCCATAATACCGTCTTTGACCGGATGAGCAAGCTGCTCACTGACTTGAAATACCGCCGGGCCCTTATCGTGCAAGGGACGGAGGGCTCCGAGGATCTGTTCATCGAGCGCCCTACCCGCACCTATATCGTTGAGAACGGCGAAGCAAGGCTGCATGTCATCGATCCGGAAGAATTCGGCATGGAGGCAACGCTGCCGGAGAAAACCGAATGGAGCGCTGCCGAACAGATCGAGACCGCCCAGGCCGTCCTGCAAGGAAAGGCTCACATCGGCTACGTGAACCAGGTACTGCTTAACGCCGCCGTCCGGCTCCGTCTTGCAGACCGCTCCGAATCCGTCGAAGAAGCGTTGTACCAATGCAAAGCGCTGCTCGACAGCGGGGCTGCATGGGAGCGTTACACGGCTTGGCGCAGCAGCTTGCTAAGCGAAGGAACGCCCGCACCAATCGGCGGTGTTAAGTAA
- a CDS encoding multicopper oxidase family protein, whose protein sequence is MYFAAISVARGFLLLTLLLAWIAGNKASALLFSGSEANLHRKARKLITWAVFLSISCAGVLAGIIWLMAVTDSVFWRDRLLVPPVLILPMLMIWLGALPRLRRIRQATMRKTEAPLDVRLLSRASQPALVAPYQFVALGSLTGMYWTFTTTIPFDVMNGTIPLVLLLIAGMILWLTHLNRSSRVSLTGTKPVNRPLMRFLRRMAVLAVVLAIGSIPFYGGLKDSKLPETISMTDGRMDNGTGTALAHNHHGTAVIASAEPVKEISVDSLTGPAEGKADVSFTLTAEKKTITLASGRTVEAWTYNGQSPGPELRFKKGQLVEVKLINKDIEEGVTLHWHGLDVPNAEDGVAGATQNAVMPGETYTYRFVANQVGTFWYHSHQDSQEAVEKGLFGPLVVEPEEGMPPSTKDITVITHIWDHRGVAIGDNEGIQHAKIAPGTPVRLRLINTDDWVRQSYTLLGASFKVAAIDGTELHEPQDLNNIRLDLITGGRYDVTFTMPDTPVTLNVGLGGKLGIVMSPDGQGDLPKQIADLPIFDPTHYGTPAATPFNANSHFDREFTMVLDNQLGFFNGKFALNYTINGKVFPDTPMFMVREGELVKTTIVNRGAVEHPMHLHGHHMLVLSRNGEAVDGSPWWTDTLDTAPGEIYEVAFVADNPGLWMDHCHNLAHAAAGMTMHLMYEGITSPYTVGTATHNHPE, encoded by the coding sequence ATGTATTTTGCAGCTATTAGCGTGGCAAGGGGCTTCCTGCTTCTTACCCTGCTGCTCGCCTGGATTGCCGGCAACAAGGCGTCCGCCCTGCTATTCAGCGGATCAGAGGCGAATTTGCACCGAAAAGCACGCAAATTAATAACCTGGGCCGTCTTCTTGTCCATCTCCTGCGCGGGTGTTCTTGCAGGCATCATCTGGCTTATGGCGGTTACGGATTCCGTCTTCTGGCGGGACCGCCTGCTCGTTCCGCCCGTCCTCATTCTTCCGATGCTAATGATATGGCTTGGCGCTCTCCCCCGCCTTCGCCGCATCCGGCAGGCGACCATGCGCAAGACGGAAGCGCCCCTTGACGTCAGACTGCTGAGCCGGGCTTCGCAGCCCGCGCTTGTTGCGCCTTACCAATTCGTAGCGCTTGGCTCCCTGACCGGCATGTATTGGACGTTCACGACCACGATTCCGTTCGACGTCATGAACGGAACAATTCCGCTGGTACTGCTTCTTATCGCCGGCATGATCCTGTGGCTGACCCATCTTAACCGAAGCTCAAGAGTAAGCCTGACCGGAACAAAGCCGGTTAACCGTCCTCTGATGCGGTTCCTGCGCAGGATGGCCGTACTGGCGGTTGTCTTGGCAATAGGCAGCATCCCGTTCTACGGAGGGTTAAAGGACAGCAAGCTGCCCGAGACGATCTCCATGACGGATGGTCGGATGGACAACGGTACGGGTACGGCTCTTGCCCATAATCATCACGGCACTGCCGTTATCGCTTCTGCCGAACCCGTGAAGGAGATCTCAGTCGACAGCCTGACAGGACCGGCGGAAGGAAAAGCCGATGTATCTTTTACGCTGACTGCCGAGAAGAAGACCATTACGCTGGCTTCCGGAAGAACGGTAGAGGCCTGGACCTATAACGGTCAATCTCCCGGACCGGAGCTGCGTTTCAAGAAGGGACAGCTGGTCGAGGTCAAGCTGATTAACAAAGACATTGAGGAAGGCGTAACGCTGCACTGGCATGGCCTTGATGTCCCCAATGCGGAGGATGGCGTAGCCGGAGCAACGCAAAATGCCGTCATGCCCGGCGAGACCTATACGTACCGGTTCGTAGCCAATCAGGTCGGCACCTTCTGGTACCATTCCCATCAGGATTCGCAGGAAGCCGTAGAAAAAGGGCTGTTTGGCCCGCTGGTGGTAGAGCCCGAGGAAGGAATGCCACCCAGTACGAAGGATATCACGGTAATAACCCATATCTGGGATCACCGAGGCGTTGCCATTGGAGATAACGAAGGCATCCAGCATGCGAAGATCGCGCCGGGAACTCCCGTACGTCTTCGCCTGATCAATACGGATGACTGGGTCCGGCAGTCTTACACGCTGCTCGGAGCCTCTTTTAAAGTAGCGGCCATTGACGGGACGGAGCTTCATGAACCGCAGGATCTGAATAATATCAGACTTGATCTGATTACGGGCGGCCGATACGACGTGACCTTCACCATGCCGGACACGCCGGTTACCTTAAACGTGGGGTTGGGCGGTAAGCTCGGCATCGTGATGAGTCCGGACGGGCAAGGCGATTTGCCTAAGCAAATAGCTGACCTGCCGATCTTCGACCCGACCCATTACGGGACGCCGGCTGCAACGCCTTTTAATGCAAACAGCCATTTCGACCGCGAGTTTACGATGGTGCTGGATAACCAGCTAGGCTTCTTTAACGGCAAGTTTGCGCTCAACTATACGATTAACGGCAAAGTATTCCCGGATACGCCGATGTTTATGGTGCGCGAGGGCGAGCTTGTGAAAACAACGATTGTTAACCGCGGTGCCGTCGAGCATCCGATGCATCTTCACGGGCATCATATGCTGGTCCTGTCGCGGAACGGCGAAGCCGTTGACGGCAGTCCCTGGTGGACCGATACGCTTGATACCGCTCCGGGAGAGATCTATGAAGTCGCTTTTGTGGCCGATAATCCGGGACTGTGGATGGACCACTGCCATAATCTCGCCCATGCGGCGGCAGGCATGACGATGCATTTGATGTACGAAGGCATTACATCGCCTTATACGGTTGGTACGGCTACTCATAATCATCCGGAATAA
- a CDS encoding glycosyltransferase: protein MTRLPVTYSIIVPVCNDEESLFGAYKRLKQIMKPAAASYEFIFVDNYSTDRSADMLRVFCAADIRVRVIYLSARCGHAAAIAAGIDHAVGSGTAIMEVKPVDRKADMAELASPNPAYTIRTMEGFTHSPLWESIPAG, encoded by the coding sequence ATGACGCGTCTGCCAGTTACCTACTCGATTATCGTGCCGGTCTGCAATGACGAGGAATCGCTGTTTGGCGCATACAAGCGCCTGAAGCAAATCATGAAGCCTGCCGCCGCCAGCTACGAATTTATTTTTGTCGATAATTACAGCACAGATCGGTCGGCTGATATGCTGCGTGTCTTTTGCGCGGCGGATATCCGGGTGAGAGTTATCTATTTGTCGGCCCGCTGCGGCCATGCTGCCGCGATCGCGGCAGGCATTGACCATGCGGTAGGCTCGGGAACCGCCATTATGGAAGTGAAGCCGGTAGACCGCAAAGCAGATATGGCCGAGCTGGCAAGCCCGAATCCGGCCTATACGATCCGGACGATGGAAGGCTTTACTCACTCCCCGTTGTGGGAATCTATTCCTGCCGGCTAG
- the dapA gene encoding 4-hydroxy-tetrahydrodipicolinate synthase, giving the protein MLTEQDLKGIYVPVVTPMGTGGEVDIRSFESYVKQLVEDGVNGIVVNGTTGESPTVTLEEMAALTAAARSVCEPMNRPVIVGTGTNDTASTVRKTAVAGELGADAALVVVPYYSRPSQEGIIEHYRQAASTGLPIVAYEIPSRTGIRLAPDTVRAILDLDGVIGIKDSSGGIELMIELASSGDHKPVLCGEDIYLHAMLCCGAAGGMLASASVRTTAFVEVYEQLMQGQLEASRQSFGALLSLIRLLFQEPNPAPLKYLLARQGIIASDHIRLPLTPVSEKLRQQLNAWL; this is encoded by the coding sequence ATGCTAACGGAGCAAGATCTGAAAGGAATTTACGTACCTGTGGTAACGCCTATGGGGACTGGCGGAGAAGTGGATATCCGTTCATTCGAATCCTATGTGAAGCAGCTGGTTGAGGATGGCGTAAACGGTATTGTGGTAAACGGAACAACGGGAGAATCCCCGACGGTAACTCTAGAGGAAATGGCGGCGCTTACGGCAGCCGCACGCTCTGTCTGCGAGCCAATGAACCGTCCCGTCATTGTTGGGACAGGAACTAACGATACGGCGTCCACCGTGCGGAAAACAGCTGTTGCCGGAGAGCTTGGCGCAGATGCCGCCCTTGTTGTTGTGCCCTATTACAGCCGTCCTTCCCAGGAGGGCATCATCGAGCACTACAGACAGGCAGCAAGCACGGGCCTGCCGATCGTTGCTTACGAGATTCCTTCGCGCACTGGAATACGCCTTGCTCCGGATACGGTCCGTGCCATTCTGGACCTGGACGGCGTCATCGGGATCAAAGACAGCTCCGGCGGAATCGAGCTGATGATCGAGCTTGCAAGCAGCGGTGACCACAAGCCGGTATTATGCGGAGAAGATATTTACCTCCACGCCATGTTGTGCTGCGGCGCAGCCGGCGGCATGCTCGCATCCGCTAGCGTGCGGACAACGGCTTTCGTAGAGGTGTATGAGCAGCTCATGCAAGGCCAGCTTGAAGCAAGCAGGCAGTCTTTCGGTGCTCTGCTTTCCTTGATCCGTCTGCTGTTCCAGGAGCCAAATCCCGCTCCGTTAAAATATCTTCTTGCCCGGCAGGGCATCATAGCCTCGGATCATATCCGCCTGCCGCTCACTCCGGTCTCGGAGAAGCTGCGGCAGCAGCTGAACGCCTGGCTGTAG
- a CDS encoding multidrug effflux MFS transporter — protein MGNDKDFAQAKAPRAVLWMALLLGSLSAFAPLSIDMYLPALPELADDFGAGTSMSQLSLTACLLGISLGQLFIGPISDVRGRRKPLLIGLIVYMAASILCVAAPSIETFVLLRFVQGFGGAAGIVISRAVVRDLFEGAGMTRFFSMLMLVNGVAPIAAPIAGGQILKWTEWRGVFIVLTVIGAVMFAAVWFGMKESLQEKNRSQGGARNILTKFRGLLTDRVFMGYALTQGFVVAAMFAYISGSPFVIQNLFGVSPQGYSLCFAINGLGIIAASQIAGRLAGKVSAPKLLVAGLSLAFAGGLALLVSIIAGWGLFAVLVPLFFVVASVGIVQTASFSLAMQNQQQAAGSASALLGLLSFVFGACMAPLVGLGGSEAALPMGMVIAAAETAAVLSYVLLVRRARSR, from the coding sequence ATGGGAAATGATAAGGATTTCGCGCAGGCAAAGGCACCAAGAGCGGTCTTATGGATGGCTTTGCTGCTTGGTTCGTTGTCTGCTTTTGCTCCTCTCTCCATCGATATGTATTTACCGGCTTTGCCGGAGCTTGCGGATGATTTCGGCGCGGGGACGTCGATGTCCCAGCTTAGCTTAACGGCCTGCCTGCTGGGCATTTCGCTGGGTCAGCTGTTTATCGGACCGATCAGCGATGTCAGGGGCCGGCGGAAGCCCTTGTTAATTGGACTTATCGTTTATATGGCGGCTTCGATTCTATGCGTAGCGGCGCCTTCCATCGAGACCTTTGTCCTGCTGCGCTTCGTGCAGGGCTTTGGCGGCGCGGCGGGAATCGTTATCTCGCGCGCGGTCGTCCGGGATTTATTCGAGGGAGCGGGAATGACAAGGTTTTTCTCGATGCTGATGCTGGTGAACGGGGTAGCCCCAATCGCGGCTCCGATTGCCGGGGGACAGATCCTGAAATGGACGGAATGGCGGGGCGTGTTTATTGTTCTGACCGTGATTGGCGCGGTGATGTTTGCGGCGGTATGGTTCGGGATGAAGGAATCCCTTCAGGAGAAGAACCGCTCACAGGGCGGGGCTCGCAATATACTGACGAAATTCCGCGGATTGCTGACGGATCGCGTCTTTATGGGCTACGCGCTGACGCAGGGCTTTGTGGTAGCGGCGATGTTCGCCTACATCTCGGGCTCGCCGTTTGTGATTCAGAACCTGTTTGGCGTCTCGCCGCAAGGCTACAGCTTGTGCTTTGCCATTAACGGGCTTGGCATTATCGCGGCCAGCCAAATCGCCGGGCGTCTTGCCGGTAAGGTGAGCGCGCCGAAGCTGCTTGTTGCCGGACTTAGCCTGGCGTTTGCGGGCGGTCTGGCGTTGCTCGTTTCGATTATAGCCGGCTGGGGGTTGTTCGCCGTGCTTGTGCCTTTATTCTTCGTGGTGGCCAGCGTCGGGATTGTGCAGACGGCAAGCTTCTCGCTTGCGATGCAAAACCAGCAGCAGGCGGCAGGCAGCGCATCGGCGCTGCTTGGTTTGCTGTCCTTTGTTTTTGGCGCCTGCATGGCGCCGCTTGTTGGGCTTGGCGGCAGCGAAGCCGCGCTGCCGATGGGGATGGTTATCGCCGCGGCGGAGACGGCGGCTGTGCTCAGCTATGTGCTGCTCGTTCGCCGAGCGCGCTCGCGCTAG
- a CDS encoding cold-shock protein, translating to MYNRKKIQEDIPEVVTKIWSCASEDCNGWMRANFSFDQTPTCVLCQSPMISGERMLPLIVNLNDSVKLSAVVNTAE from the coding sequence ATGTATAATAGGAAAAAAATTCAGGAAGATATCCCGGAGGTCGTGACGAAAATTTGGTCATGCGCAAGCGAGGACTGCAATGGCTGGATGCGAGCCAACTTCTCTTTTGACCAGACGCCGACCTGCGTATTGTGCCAATCTCCCATGATCAGCGGGGAGCGGATGCTTCCTCTGATCGTGAATTTGAATGATTCCGTAAAGCTGAGTGCCGTCGTCAATACGGCCGAATAG
- a CDS encoding LysR family transcriptional regulator, protein MELVYLQTFCEVARRRSITRAAEELGYAQSSVTIQIQKLEKEYGAPLLERFGRQMRLTPPGEKLFALAVQMLELYEQSKETVAGYAGGTLVIGAIDSLAAYFLPPYLQKLRQLFPELTIQLQPDRESRIIGKVKDGEYDIGLLLDAKPADASLECRPLREEPLVLAAPAGHTFANRPRIELQDLSGVELIMSEESCVYRGMFEKVLRESGIAFTALFELGNPEAVKQCVVNGLGLALLPRMVVAEDIRQGRIAALPFTHPEIRFDLQYMIHPRKWMSQPLQAFIALLREGGDHK, encoded by the coding sequence ATGGAGCTGGTTTATTTGCAGACCTTTTGCGAGGTAGCGAGAAGGCGGAGTATTACGCGCGCCGCGGAAGAGCTTGGTTATGCGCAGTCCAGCGTAACCATTCAGATTCAGAAGCTGGAGAAAGAATACGGAGCGCCGCTGCTGGAGCGGTTCGGCAGACAAATGCGCCTGACGCCGCCCGGCGAGAAGCTGTTTGCGCTAGCCGTTCAGATGCTGGAGCTGTACGAGCAATCGAAGGAAACGGTAGCGGGTTATGCGGGAGGTACGCTTGTGATCGGCGCTATCGATTCGCTGGCGGCTTATTTTCTGCCTCCTTACCTGCAGAAGCTGCGCCAGCTGTTCCCCGAACTGACCATCCAGCTTCAGCCGGACCGCGAATCGCGCATCATCGGCAAGGTGAAGGACGGCGAATATGATATCGGGCTGCTGCTAGACGCCAAGCCGGCCGATGCGTCGCTGGAATGCCGGCCGCTGCGGGAGGAACCGCTGGTATTAGCTGCGCCGGCAGGTCATACGTTTGCTAATCGCCCCCGGATTGAGCTGCAAGATTTGAGCGGCGTGGAGCTCATCATGTCGGAGGAAAGCTGCGTATACCGGGGCATGTTCGAGAAGGTGCTGCGGGAGAGCGGGATCGCCTTTACCGCCTTGTTCGAGCTCGGCAACCCGGAGGCGGTGAAGCAATGCGTCGTGAACGGTCTGGGTCTCGCGCTGCTGCCCCGCATGGTTGTCGCGGAAGATATTCGGCAGGGACGAATAGCCGCTCTTCCGTTCACCCATCCGGAAATCCGCTTTGACCTGCAGTATATGATTCATCCCCGCAAATGGATGTCCCAGCCGCTTCAGGCTTTTATAGCCCTGCTCCGCGAAGGCGGGGATCATAAATAA
- the yidC gene encoding membrane protein insertase YidC, which produces MSKNNAFTVFTKKYRILAAIAILVIVSGCGAKGTIDSDTPGFFNHYVVFPFSYLIQHIASFFGDSYGMAVIVMTLLVRIVLLPLMLRQYKGQQGMKQKMSVIQPELNKLKEKYKEKTPENQAKLQKETMELYSKHQFNPMAIGCLPMLIQMPILTGLYYAIKMTPELAQHSFLWFQLGTPDHILPFLAAAIYYVQFRVSQIGMDSAQQKQMAMLGLLSPVMMGIFSFSAPAAVPLYWVVGGTFMIIQTLVSKKLYPTLPAAGVNETPAVSAK; this is translated from the coding sequence ATGAGCAAAAACAATGCATTCACCGTTTTTACTAAAAAATACAGAATTCTCGCAGCCATCGCGATTCTTGTGATCGTCAGCGGCTGCGGCGCAAAAGGAACGATTGATTCCGATACGCCGGGCTTTTTTAACCACTACGTCGTTTTCCCGTTCTCGTATCTGATTCAGCACATTGCTTCCTTCTTTGGCGACAGCTACGGCATGGCCGTTATCGTGATGACGCTGCTCGTGCGGATCGTCCTCTTGCCTCTCATGCTGCGGCAGTATAAAGGCCAGCAAGGCATGAAGCAGAAGATGAGCGTCATTCAGCCGGAGCTGAACAAGCTGAAAGAGAAGTATAAAGAAAAGACGCCCGAGAATCAGGCCAAGCTGCAAAAAGAAACCATGGAGCTCTACAGCAAGCATCAGTTTAATCCGATGGCGATTGGCTGTCTGCCCATGCTCATTCAAATGCCGATCCTGACCGGTCTCTATTATGCGATCAAGATGACGCCGGAGCTTGCCCAGCATTCGTTCCTGTGGTTCCAGCTCGGCACGCCGGATCACATTCTGCCGTTCCTCGCCGCAGCGATTTATTACGTGCAGTTCCGCGTATCGCAGATTGGCATGGACTCTGCCCAGCAGAAGCAAATGGCGATGCTAGGCTTGCTCTCGCCGGTGATGATGGGGATTTTCTCCTTCAGCGCTCCGGCTGCGGTGCCGCTGTACTGGGTTGTCGGGGGAACGTTTATGATCATCCAGACGCTTGTGTCGAAGAAGCTTTACCCGACGCTGCCTGCAGCGGGAGTTAATGAAACACCAGCGGTTTCGGCAAAATAA